A part of Liolophura sinensis isolate JHLJ2023 chromosome 1, CUHK_Ljap_v2, whole genome shotgun sequence genomic DNA contains:
- the LOC135480931 gene encoding uncharacterized protein LOC135480931 isoform X1, which produces MWTSKEPSVAGLVQILGLTILSGLCVLARVTLDVSPNLSINVRKEPIVLDCAFTVATPTEEVTQLTWLRKKSYDRKFKIIVQVPIPLTKGKRVVHRDSHLKRRANITVAQANYGRTMVRMEVKAECQDEAVYRCEVTVKGGKAPPPLDVNVNILEDPTPLSLTQGGAVSEYHQAEFKCSASIGKPKGEISWVMTRKVGNQYENITMGGMVSQRMDARFCSPLAENTLIIEVTGNDITIRCVITRGQQVVYMEKPVDVLYHTRNTEIHSTVNGNKMAYWVHDISAFEGDQIVLNCSSRGRPAPKYTWRYTSTEGDNSVVELPSSSDSAVLLSNATSNLTGTYQCVSANVVSGVNGNDDAEIRLIIKAKPRDPTDGPAPEKPTSKMDEVMAAIGTAAIMVGLVVTTICGRCCGG; this is translated from the exons ATGTGGACATCCAAGGAGCCCTCAGTTGCCGGGTTGGTCCAGATCCTAGGCTTGACCATCCTCAGTG GTTTGTGTGTCTTAGCTAGAGTGACGCTCGACGTATCCCCGAATCTCTCTATCAACGTTAGGAAGGAACCCATTGTCCTCGACTGTGCATTCACGGTAGCTACGCCCACGGAAGAGGTCACTCAGCTGACATGGTTGCGGAAAAAGTCATATGATCGGAAGTTCAAAATTATTGTCCAG GTACCCATCCCCCTCACGAAAGGGAAGAGGGTGGTGCATCGAGACTCACACCTGAAGAGAAGGGCTAACATTACGGTGGCCCAGGCCAACTATGGCCGCACTATGGTGAGGATGGAGGTAAAAGCCGAATGTCAGGACGAGGCTGTGTACCGATGTGAAGTCACTGTCAAAGGCGGTAAAGCTCCGCCTCCTTTAGACGTCAACGTGAACATCTTGG AGGACCCGACGCCACTCTCGCTAACACAAGGCGGAGCTGTATCGGAATATCACCAGGCTGAGTTTAAATGCTCAGCCTCAATCGGCAAGCCGAAAGGTGAGATCAGCTGGGTAATGACACGAAAGGTGGGGAACCAGTATGAGAACATCACGATGGGTGGAATGGTCTCCCAGAGAATGGACGCGAGGTTTTGCTCTCCCCTAGCGGAGAACACCCTGATCATCGAGGTGACGGGAAATGACATCACTATACGATGTGTGATCACGCGAGGGCAGCAGGTGGTGTACATGGAAAAACCGGTGGATGTGCTAT ATCACACACGAAATACCGAAATACATAGTACAGTCAATGGGAACAAAATGGCCTACTGGGTTCATGACATATCGGCTTTCGAGGGAGACCAAATAGTGTTAAATTGTTCCAGTAGAGGCCGTCCGGCACCCAAGTACACCTGGCGGTACACATCTACagagggagacaactctgtagTCGAACTGCCTTCATCCAGTGACTCAGCTGTGCTTCTAAGCAACGCCACTAGCAACCTAACCGGAACGTATCAGTGTGTTTCAGCAAACGTTGTCAGCGGAGTAAATGGTAATGATGATGCCGAAATTCGACTTATTATTAAAG CAAAACCACGTGACCCAACTGATGGACCGGCGCCGGAAAAACCAACAA GTAAGATGGACGAAGTAATGGCGGCTATCGGCACAGCGGCCATCATGGTGGGGCTGGTGGTGACGACCATATGTGGGCGGTGTTGTGGAGGTTGA
- the LOC135480931 gene encoding uncharacterized protein LOC135480931 isoform X2 — protein sequence MWTSKEPSVAGLVQILGLTILSGLCVLARVTLDVSPNLSINVRKEPIVLDCAFTVATPTEEVTQLTWLRKKSYDRKFKIIVQVPIPLTKGKRVVHRDSHLKRRANITVAQANYGRTMVRMEVKAECQDEAVYRCEVTVKGGKAPPPLDVNVNILEDPTPLSLTQGGAVSEYHQAEFKCSASIGKPKGEISWVMTRKVGNQYENITMGGMVSQRMDARFCSPLAENTLIIEVTGNDITIRCVITRGQQVVYMEKPVDVLYHTRNTEIHSTVNGNKMAYWVHDISAFEGDQIVLNCSSRGRPAPKYTWRYTSTEGDNSVVELPSSSDSAVLLSNATSNLTGTYQCVSANVVSGVNGNDDAEIRLIIKGKMDEVMAAIGTAAIMVGLVVTTICGRCCGG from the exons ATGTGGACATCCAAGGAGCCCTCAGTTGCCGGGTTGGTCCAGATCCTAGGCTTGACCATCCTCAGTG GTTTGTGTGTCTTAGCTAGAGTGACGCTCGACGTATCCCCGAATCTCTCTATCAACGTTAGGAAGGAACCCATTGTCCTCGACTGTGCATTCACGGTAGCTACGCCCACGGAAGAGGTCACTCAGCTGACATGGTTGCGGAAAAAGTCATATGATCGGAAGTTCAAAATTATTGTCCAG GTACCCATCCCCCTCACGAAAGGGAAGAGGGTGGTGCATCGAGACTCACACCTGAAGAGAAGGGCTAACATTACGGTGGCCCAGGCCAACTATGGCCGCACTATGGTGAGGATGGAGGTAAAAGCCGAATGTCAGGACGAGGCTGTGTACCGATGTGAAGTCACTGTCAAAGGCGGTAAAGCTCCGCCTCCTTTAGACGTCAACGTGAACATCTTGG AGGACCCGACGCCACTCTCGCTAACACAAGGCGGAGCTGTATCGGAATATCACCAGGCTGAGTTTAAATGCTCAGCCTCAATCGGCAAGCCGAAAGGTGAGATCAGCTGGGTAATGACACGAAAGGTGGGGAACCAGTATGAGAACATCACGATGGGTGGAATGGTCTCCCAGAGAATGGACGCGAGGTTTTGCTCTCCCCTAGCGGAGAACACCCTGATCATCGAGGTGACGGGAAATGACATCACTATACGATGTGTGATCACGCGAGGGCAGCAGGTGGTGTACATGGAAAAACCGGTGGATGTGCTAT ATCACACACGAAATACCGAAATACATAGTACAGTCAATGGGAACAAAATGGCCTACTGGGTTCATGACATATCGGCTTTCGAGGGAGACCAAATAGTGTTAAATTGTTCCAGTAGAGGCCGTCCGGCACCCAAGTACACCTGGCGGTACACATCTACagagggagacaactctgtagTCGAACTGCCTTCATCCAGTGACTCAGCTGTGCTTCTAAGCAACGCCACTAGCAACCTAACCGGAACGTATCAGTGTGTTTCAGCAAACGTTGTCAGCGGAGTAAATGGTAATGATGATGCCGAAATTCGACTTATTATTAAAG GTAAGATGGACGAAGTAATGGCGGCTATCGGCACAGCGGCCATCATGGTGGGGCTGGTGGTGACGACCATATGTGGGCGGTGTTGTGGAGGTTGA